From Aricia agestis chromosome 11, ilAriAges1.1, whole genome shotgun sequence, a single genomic window includes:
- the LOC121731465 gene encoding actin-binding protein IPP-like, with the protein MSTSIYEKIISKEGSRPYKCCEYATKVSVNLNHFRRDGRFCDIDLISGKTKVKAHRVVLAASCEYFDAMFNVGLEESQKGRVVLPSVPPGILPMIIDFIYTGEIMIDKGTVQHLLIAADMLQLRELVVGCGEFLKRELHPSNALGIFRFAEAHNCTELAEEALAHAQANWNVVANGDELLDLPLQQLITLISSEQLKVDNEAQVLYPALKWLEHDPANRRRHCFEVLSHVRLPLISPQILDDALKTIQDPSIALAIKTVRVDMKSGKGALVSLAAEPRARARRLLILAGGSCHDTAPHPPLSTDNILSSVLKFDLHKREWEELAPMGIARIQPGVATLSGRVYAVGGEQGSQILANGEVYDPQLDKWSDIAPMNEARCEFGLTGWNGNLVAFGGWVGSDMGASIEVYNPVSDVWIVAGRMPEPRFGMGVVTYGGLIYIVGGCTHTWRHTRDLLCYRPGAHKWQALAPMRHARSQAAAVVLDRHLYVIGGNAPRRTVLASVERYSFDEDRWEEVASLGEARAGCAAGAAEGVLVVAGGDSESSERAFYRARTTLASVEVYEPAAGVWRAAPPLPTSRAEAGAALL; encoded by the exons ATGTCGACAagtatttatgaaaaaataatttccaaAGAAGGATCAAGACCTTACAAGTGTTGCGAATATGCCACAAAAGTGTCTGTGAATTTAAACCATTTTAGAAGAGATGGCAGATTTTGTGATATAGATTTAATATCTGGAAAGACCAAAGTTAAG gcTCATAGGGTTGTCCTGGCTGCTAGTTGTGAGTATTTTGATGCTATGTTCAATGTGGGCTTGGAGGAAAGTCAAAAAGGGCGCGTCGTCTTACCAAGTGTTCCACCAGGAATATTACCCATGATAAttgattttatatatacag GTGAAATAATGATAGACAAAGGCACAGTTCAACATTTATTGATAGCAGCAGATATGCTACAGCTTAGAGAACTAGTTGTAGGCTGtggtgaatttttaaaaagGGAATTACATCCTTCTAATGCACTTGGTATTTTTAG GTTTGCAGAAGCACATAATTGCACAGAGTTAGCTGAGGAAGCGCTAGCACATGCACAGGCAAATTGGAATGTGGTAGCCAATGGTGATGAACTACTAGATCTTCCATTACAACAACTAATTACTTTAATCTCATCTGAACAACTCAAGGTTGATAATGAAGCACAG GTACTATACCCTGCTCTAAAGTGGCTAGAACATGACCCAGCAAACCGAAGACGGCACTGTTTTGAAGTTTTAAGTCATGTGCGATTGCCACTTATTTCCCCTCAGATTCTTGATGATGCTTTGAAAACTATACAAGACCCTtcaatagcattagcaataaaaACTGTCAGAGTTGACAtg AAATCAGGTAAAGGTGCGCTAGTGTCTCTGGCAGCGGAGCCGCGGGCGCGCGCTCGCCGCTTGCTGATACTGGCGGGCGGCTCCTGTCACGACACCGCGCCGCACCCGCCGCTCTCCACAGACAACATACTGTCCTCCGTGCTCAAATTTGACCTGCATAAAAG agAGTGGGAGGAGCTCGCGCCGATGGGTATAGCTCGTATACAGCCGGGCGTGGCCACGCTCAGCGGGCGCGTGTACGCCGTAGGCGGCGAGCAGGGCAGCCAGATACTAGCGAACGGCGAAGTGTACGATCCACAG TTGGACAAATGGTCGGACATAGCTCCAATGAACGAGGCTCGCTGTGAATTCGGATTGACGGGATGGAACGGCAACCTGGTGGCATTCGGAGGGTGGGTCGGATCCGACATGGGGGCCTCGATAGAGGTGTACAACCCCGTGTCCGATGTATGGATAGTCGCCGGGAGGATGCCCGAGCCGCGGTTTGGAATGGGTGTTGTTACTTATGGAG GTCTGATCTACATAGTGGGTGGTTGTACTCACACGTGGCGTCACACTCGCGACCTTCTGTGCTACCGGCCTGGCGCGCACAAGTGGCAGGCGCTGGCGCCGATGCGGCACGCGCGCTCGCAGGCCGCCGCCGTCGTGCTCGACCGCCATCTATACGTCATCGGCGGGAACGCGCCGCGACGCACCGTGTTGGCGTCCGTCGAGCGGTACAGCTTCGATGAG GACCGGTGGGAGGAGGTGGCGAGCTTAGGCGAGGCGCGCGCGGGgtgcgcggcgggcgcggcggagGGCGTGCTGGTAGTGGCGGGGGGCGACAGCGAGAGCAGCGAGCGCGCCTTCTACCGCGCGCGCACCACCCTCGCGTCTGTCGAGGTGTACGAGCCCGCCGCCGGCGTGTGGCGCGCCGCCCCCCCGCTGCCCACTAGCCGCGCGGAGGCCGGCGCCGCGCTCCTCTGA
- the LOC121731466 gene encoding cyclic AMP response element-binding protein B isoform X2: MVTVWSYIKSNKVSQVGMDGMVEENGTSGAGGVSDPLSGAGSSANTTPHVVTSIVQLTLPAQAPSAQVQSVIQPNQQSVIQTASNIQSVQLPKGNVILVSKPNSVIHTTPGTLQTLQIKPEPNSLVGVPGQSCSDESSEEDSPKREKYREMLSRRPSYRKILNDLGGAEIAENRMGIKPGSENEVSLTSSLSFAPVIPAGALQTEGGIHTLAVSGTTAGGAIVQYANQDGQFYVPEDQTRKRELRLLKNREAARECRRKKKEYIKCLENRVAVLENQNKALIEELKSLKELYCQQKTE, translated from the exons ATGGTTACTGTATGGTCTTACATTAAGTCTAATAAG GTGAGCCAAGTGGGCATGGACGGAATGGTGGAGGAGAACGGCACAAGTGGCGCGGGAGGCGTCTCGGACCCGCTGTCGGGCGCGGGCTCGTCCGCCAATACCACACCTCATGTAGTGACGAGCATTGTGCAACTCACATTACCAGCACAAGCCCCGTCTGCACAG gTCCAGTCAGTTATACAACCCAATCAACAGTCTGTGATTCAAACTGCATCCAACATTCAGTCGGTGCAGTTACCTAAGGGAAATGTTATACTTGTTAGTAAACCTAACTCTGTCATTCACACAACTCCCGGAACATTACAAACTCTGCAG ATAAAACCAGAGCCAAACAGTCTTGTTGGTGTCCCGGGACAGTCATGTAGTGATGAAAGCAGTGAAGAAGATAGTCcaaaaagagaaaaatatagAGAAATGCTAAGCAGACGACCATCCTACCGGAAAATTCTTAATGACTTGGGAGGTGCTGAAATTGCTG AAAATCGCATGGGAATAAAACCAGGATCTGAGAATGAAGTGTCGCTGACATCCTCTTTGTCATTTGCACCAG TAATTCCAGCTGGAGCGTTACAGACCGAAGGTGGGATCCACACGTTGGCAGTGTCGGGGACGACAGCAGGTGGAGCCATAGTTCAGTACGCCAACCAGGATGGACAGTTCTATGTGCCCG AAGATCAAACACGTAAAAGAGAGCTTCGGTTGCTAAAGAACAGGGAAGCCGCGAGAGAATGCCGACGCAAGAAAAAAGAATACATAAAATGTCTTGAAAACAGAGTAGCAGTTTTAGAAAATCAGAATAAAGCACTAATAGAGGAGCTGAAGTCACTCAAGGAACTTTATTGCCAGCAAAAAACAGAATGA
- the LOC121731466 gene encoding cyclic AMP response element-binding protein B isoform X6 produces the protein MVTVWSYIKSNKVSQVGMDGMVEENGTSGAGGVSDPLSGAGSSANTTPHVVTSIVQLTLPAQAPSAQVQSVIQPNQQSVIQTASNIQSVQLPKGNVILVSKPNSVIHTTPGTLQTLQIKPEPNSLVGVPGQSCSDESSEEDSPKREKYREMLSRRPSYRKILNDLGGAEIAVIPAGALQTEGGIHTLAVSGTTAGGAIVQYANQDGQFYVPEDQTRKRELRLLKNREAARECRRKKKEYIKCLENRVAVLENQNKALIEELKSLKELYCQQKTE, from the exons ATGGTTACTGTATGGTCTTACATTAAGTCTAATAAG GTGAGCCAAGTGGGCATGGACGGAATGGTGGAGGAGAACGGCACAAGTGGCGCGGGAGGCGTCTCGGACCCGCTGTCGGGCGCGGGCTCGTCCGCCAATACCACACCTCATGTAGTGACGAGCATTGTGCAACTCACATTACCAGCACAAGCCCCGTCTGCACAG gTCCAGTCAGTTATACAACCCAATCAACAGTCTGTGATTCAAACTGCATCCAACATTCAGTCGGTGCAGTTACCTAAGGGAAATGTTATACTTGTTAGTAAACCTAACTCTGTCATTCACACAACTCCCGGAACATTACAAACTCTGCAG ATAAAACCAGAGCCAAACAGTCTTGTTGGTGTCCCGGGACAGTCATGTAGTGATGAAAGCAGTGAAGAAGATAGTCcaaaaagagaaaaatatagAGAAATGCTAAGCAGACGACCATCCTACCGGAAAATTCTTAATGACTTGGGAGGTGCTGAAATTGCTG TAATTCCAGCTGGAGCGTTACAGACCGAAGGTGGGATCCACACGTTGGCAGTGTCGGGGACGACAGCAGGTGGAGCCATAGTTCAGTACGCCAACCAGGATGGACAGTTCTATGTGCCCG AAGATCAAACACGTAAAAGAGAGCTTCGGTTGCTAAAGAACAGGGAAGCCGCGAGAGAATGCCGACGCAAGAAAAAAGAATACATAAAATGTCTTGAAAACAGAGTAGCAGTTTTAGAAAATCAGAATAAAGCACTAATAGAGGAGCTGAAGTCACTCAAGGAACTTTATTGCCAGCAAAAAACAGAATGA
- the LOC121731466 gene encoding cyclic AMP response element-binding protein B isoform X5, protein MVTVWSYIKSNKVSQVGMDGMVEENGTSGAGGVSDPLSGAGSSANTTPHVVTSIVQLTLPAQAPSAQVQSVIQPNQQSVIQTASNIQSVQLPKGNVILVSKPNSVIHTTPGTLQTLQIKPEPNSLVGVPGQSCSDESSEEDSPKREKYREMLSRRPSYRKILNDLGGAEIAVIPAGALQTEGGIHTLAVSGTTAGGAIVQYANQDGQFYVPGPILEDQTRKRELRLLKNREAARECRRKKKEYIKCLENRVAVLENQNKALIEELKSLKELYCQQKTE, encoded by the exons ATGGTTACTGTATGGTCTTACATTAAGTCTAATAAG GTGAGCCAAGTGGGCATGGACGGAATGGTGGAGGAGAACGGCACAAGTGGCGCGGGAGGCGTCTCGGACCCGCTGTCGGGCGCGGGCTCGTCCGCCAATACCACACCTCATGTAGTGACGAGCATTGTGCAACTCACATTACCAGCACAAGCCCCGTCTGCACAG gTCCAGTCAGTTATACAACCCAATCAACAGTCTGTGATTCAAACTGCATCCAACATTCAGTCGGTGCAGTTACCTAAGGGAAATGTTATACTTGTTAGTAAACCTAACTCTGTCATTCACACAACTCCCGGAACATTACAAACTCTGCAG ATAAAACCAGAGCCAAACAGTCTTGTTGGTGTCCCGGGACAGTCATGTAGTGATGAAAGCAGTGAAGAAGATAGTCcaaaaagagaaaaatatagAGAAATGCTAAGCAGACGACCATCCTACCGGAAAATTCTTAATGACTTGGGAGGTGCTGAAATTGCTG TAATTCCAGCTGGAGCGTTACAGACCGAAGGTGGGATCCACACGTTGGCAGTGTCGGGGACGACAGCAGGTGGAGCCATAGTTCAGTACGCCAACCAGGATGGACAGTTCTATGTGCCCG GACCTATATTAGAAGATCAAACACGTAAAAGAGAGCTTCGGTTGCTAAAGAACAGGGAAGCCGCGAGAGAATGCCGACGCAAGAAAAAAGAATACATAAAATGTCTTGAAAACAGAGTAGCAGTTTTAGAAAATCAGAATAAAGCACTAATAGAGGAGCTGAAGTCACTCAAGGAACTTTATTGCCAGCAAAAAACAGAATGA
- the LOC121731466 gene encoding cyclic AMP response element-binding protein B isoform X7, with protein MVTVWSYIKSNKVSQVGMDGMVEENGTSGAGGVSDPLSGAGSSANTTPHVVTSIVQLTLPAQAPSAQVQSVIQPNQQSVIQTASNIQSVQLPKGNVILVSKPNSVIHTTPGTLQTLQIKPEPNSLVGVPGQSCSDESSEEDSPKREKYREMLSRRPSYRKILNDLGGAEIAVIPAGALQTEGGIHTLAVSGTTAGGAIVQYANQDGQFYVPDQTRKRELRLLKNREAARECRRKKKEYIKCLENRVAVLENQNKALIEELKSLKELYCQQKTE; from the exons ATGGTTACTGTATGGTCTTACATTAAGTCTAATAAG GTGAGCCAAGTGGGCATGGACGGAATGGTGGAGGAGAACGGCACAAGTGGCGCGGGAGGCGTCTCGGACCCGCTGTCGGGCGCGGGCTCGTCCGCCAATACCACACCTCATGTAGTGACGAGCATTGTGCAACTCACATTACCAGCACAAGCCCCGTCTGCACAG gTCCAGTCAGTTATACAACCCAATCAACAGTCTGTGATTCAAACTGCATCCAACATTCAGTCGGTGCAGTTACCTAAGGGAAATGTTATACTTGTTAGTAAACCTAACTCTGTCATTCACACAACTCCCGGAACATTACAAACTCTGCAG ATAAAACCAGAGCCAAACAGTCTTGTTGGTGTCCCGGGACAGTCATGTAGTGATGAAAGCAGTGAAGAAGATAGTCcaaaaagagaaaaatatagAGAAATGCTAAGCAGACGACCATCCTACCGGAAAATTCTTAATGACTTGGGAGGTGCTGAAATTGCTG TAATTCCAGCTGGAGCGTTACAGACCGAAGGTGGGATCCACACGTTGGCAGTGTCGGGGACGACAGCAGGTGGAGCCATAGTTCAGTACGCCAACCAGGATGGACAGTTCTATGTGCCCG ATCAAACACGTAAAAGAGAGCTTCGGTTGCTAAAGAACAGGGAAGCCGCGAGAGAATGCCGACGCAAGAAAAAAGAATACATAAAATGTCTTGAAAACAGAGTAGCAGTTTTAGAAAATCAGAATAAAGCACTAATAGAGGAGCTGAAGTCACTCAAGGAACTTTATTGCCAGCAAAAAACAGAATGA
- the LOC121731466 gene encoding cyclic AMP response element-binding protein B isoform X3 produces MVTVWSYIKSNKVSQVGMDGMVEENGTSGAGGVSDPLSGAGSSANTTPHVVTSIVQLTLPAQAPSAQVQSVIQPNQQSVIQTASNIQSVQLPKGNVILVSKPNSVIHTTPGTLQTLQIKPEPNSLVGVPGQSCSDESSEEDSPKREKYREMLSRRPSYRKILNDLGGAEIAENRMGIKPGSENEVSLTSSLSFAPVIPAGALQTEGGIHTLAVSGTTAGGAIVQYANQDGQFYVPDQTRKRELRLLKNREAARECRRKKKEYIKCLENRVAVLENQNKALIEELKSLKELYCQQKTE; encoded by the exons ATGGTTACTGTATGGTCTTACATTAAGTCTAATAAG GTGAGCCAAGTGGGCATGGACGGAATGGTGGAGGAGAACGGCACAAGTGGCGCGGGAGGCGTCTCGGACCCGCTGTCGGGCGCGGGCTCGTCCGCCAATACCACACCTCATGTAGTGACGAGCATTGTGCAACTCACATTACCAGCACAAGCCCCGTCTGCACAG gTCCAGTCAGTTATACAACCCAATCAACAGTCTGTGATTCAAACTGCATCCAACATTCAGTCGGTGCAGTTACCTAAGGGAAATGTTATACTTGTTAGTAAACCTAACTCTGTCATTCACACAACTCCCGGAACATTACAAACTCTGCAG ATAAAACCAGAGCCAAACAGTCTTGTTGGTGTCCCGGGACAGTCATGTAGTGATGAAAGCAGTGAAGAAGATAGTCcaaaaagagaaaaatatagAGAAATGCTAAGCAGACGACCATCCTACCGGAAAATTCTTAATGACTTGGGAGGTGCTGAAATTGCTG AAAATCGCATGGGAATAAAACCAGGATCTGAGAATGAAGTGTCGCTGACATCCTCTTTGTCATTTGCACCAG TAATTCCAGCTGGAGCGTTACAGACCGAAGGTGGGATCCACACGTTGGCAGTGTCGGGGACGACAGCAGGTGGAGCCATAGTTCAGTACGCCAACCAGGATGGACAGTTCTATGTGCCCG ATCAAACACGTAAAAGAGAGCTTCGGTTGCTAAAGAACAGGGAAGCCGCGAGAGAATGCCGACGCAAGAAAAAAGAATACATAAAATGTCTTGAAAACAGAGTAGCAGTTTTAGAAAATCAGAATAAAGCACTAATAGAGGAGCTGAAGTCACTCAAGGAACTTTATTGCCAGCAAAAAACAGAATGA
- the LOC121731466 gene encoding cyclic AMP response element-binding protein B isoform X1 → MVTVWSYIKSNKVSQVGMDGMVEENGTSGAGGVSDPLSGAGSSANTTPHVVTSIVQLTLPAQAPSAQVQSVIQPNQQSVIQTASNIQSVQLPKGNVILVSKPNSVIHTTPGTLQTLQIKPEPNSLVGVPGQSCSDESSEEDSPKREKYREMLSRRPSYRKILNDLGGAEIAENRMGIKPGSENEVSLTSSLSFAPVIPAGALQTEGGIHTLAVSGTTAGGAIVQYANQDGQFYVPGPILEDQTRKRELRLLKNREAARECRRKKKEYIKCLENRVAVLENQNKALIEELKSLKELYCQQKTE, encoded by the exons ATGGTTACTGTATGGTCTTACATTAAGTCTAATAAG GTGAGCCAAGTGGGCATGGACGGAATGGTGGAGGAGAACGGCACAAGTGGCGCGGGAGGCGTCTCGGACCCGCTGTCGGGCGCGGGCTCGTCCGCCAATACCACACCTCATGTAGTGACGAGCATTGTGCAACTCACATTACCAGCACAAGCCCCGTCTGCACAG gTCCAGTCAGTTATACAACCCAATCAACAGTCTGTGATTCAAACTGCATCCAACATTCAGTCGGTGCAGTTACCTAAGGGAAATGTTATACTTGTTAGTAAACCTAACTCTGTCATTCACACAACTCCCGGAACATTACAAACTCTGCAG ATAAAACCAGAGCCAAACAGTCTTGTTGGTGTCCCGGGACAGTCATGTAGTGATGAAAGCAGTGAAGAAGATAGTCcaaaaagagaaaaatatagAGAAATGCTAAGCAGACGACCATCCTACCGGAAAATTCTTAATGACTTGGGAGGTGCTGAAATTGCTG AAAATCGCATGGGAATAAAACCAGGATCTGAGAATGAAGTGTCGCTGACATCCTCTTTGTCATTTGCACCAG TAATTCCAGCTGGAGCGTTACAGACCGAAGGTGGGATCCACACGTTGGCAGTGTCGGGGACGACAGCAGGTGGAGCCATAGTTCAGTACGCCAACCAGGATGGACAGTTCTATGTGCCCG GACCTATATTAGAAGATCAAACACGTAAAAGAGAGCTTCGGTTGCTAAAGAACAGGGAAGCCGCGAGAGAATGCCGACGCAAGAAAAAAGAATACATAAAATGTCTTGAAAACAGAGTAGCAGTTTTAGAAAATCAGAATAAAGCACTAATAGAGGAGCTGAAGTCACTCAAGGAACTTTATTGCCAGCAAAAAACAGAATGA
- the LOC121731466 gene encoding cyclic AMP response element-binding protein B isoform X4 has translation MDGMVEENGTSGAGGVSDPLSGAGSSANTTPHVVTSIVQLTLPAQAPSAQVQSVIQPNQQSVIQTASNIQSVQLPKGNVILVSKPNSVIHTTPGTLQTLQIKPEPNSLVGVPGQSCSDESSEEDSPKREKYREMLSRRPSYRKILNDLGGAEIAENRMGIKPGSENEVSLTSSLSFAPVIPAGALQTEGGIHTLAVSGTTAGGAIVQYANQDGQFYVPGPILEDQTRKRELRLLKNREAARECRRKKKEYIKCLENRVAVLENQNKALIEELKSLKELYCQQKTE, from the exons ATGGACGGAATGGTGGAGGAGAACGGCACAAGTGGCGCGGGAGGCGTCTCGGACCCGCTGTCGGGCGCGGGCTCGTCCGCCAATACCACACCTCATGTAGTGACGAGCATTGTGCAACTCACATTACCAGCACAAGCCCCGTCTGCACAG gTCCAGTCAGTTATACAACCCAATCAACAGTCTGTGATTCAAACTGCATCCAACATTCAGTCGGTGCAGTTACCTAAGGGAAATGTTATACTTGTTAGTAAACCTAACTCTGTCATTCACACAACTCCCGGAACATTACAAACTCTGCAG ATAAAACCAGAGCCAAACAGTCTTGTTGGTGTCCCGGGACAGTCATGTAGTGATGAAAGCAGTGAAGAAGATAGTCcaaaaagagaaaaatatagAGAAATGCTAAGCAGACGACCATCCTACCGGAAAATTCTTAATGACTTGGGAGGTGCTGAAATTGCTG AAAATCGCATGGGAATAAAACCAGGATCTGAGAATGAAGTGTCGCTGACATCCTCTTTGTCATTTGCACCAG TAATTCCAGCTGGAGCGTTACAGACCGAAGGTGGGATCCACACGTTGGCAGTGTCGGGGACGACAGCAGGTGGAGCCATAGTTCAGTACGCCAACCAGGATGGACAGTTCTATGTGCCCG GACCTATATTAGAAGATCAAACACGTAAAAGAGAGCTTCGGTTGCTAAAGAACAGGGAAGCCGCGAGAGAATGCCGACGCAAGAAAAAAGAATACATAAAATGTCTTGAAAACAGAGTAGCAGTTTTAGAAAATCAGAATAAAGCACTAATAGAGGAGCTGAAGTCACTCAAGGAACTTTATTGCCAGCAAAAAACAGAATGA